The following proteins are co-located in the Cutaneotrichosporon cavernicola HIS019 DNA, chromosome: 3 genome:
- a CDS encoding uncharacterized protein (U1 zinc finger), which translates to MSEYWVSKKQYWCKYCNMFIRDDAAQRSLHETGEKHKGNLQRFIRGLYKGGEREKREKEAEKRQFERIEAAARSAHSSVDGARGAYGGRPIIDRPIASSSKPRRDKPSGDKWANYSTAEQMGLADEEGPSAYEIEQMVRGRGTKVGQWEEVVDTPTPPPVEEKIPETEEEELANFKIQAKRPHRDVYDDDEVDTGAVLGLKLKNKERKIEEGDVKGLKEEERGGAGFSKNGWGKAEVKKEVKEEVKEEVKEEVKEEPADGTEVKAEPDAEAVNGDFKTEPGKDKKSELDATPVAPEPPAPAPAASGASMFKKRRPPPSSRKK; encoded by the exons ATGTCAGA ataCTGGGTCTCGAAGAAGCAGTACTGGTGCAAGTACTGCAACATGTTCATCCGCGACGATGCGGCGCAGCGGAGCCTCCACGAAACTGGCGAGAAGCACAAGGGCAACTTGCAGCGCTTCATCCGCGGCCTGTacaagggcggcgagcgggagaagcgcgagaaggaggcaGAGAAACGGCAGTTCGAGCGGATCGAGGCG GCAGCGAGGTCCGCCCACTCGTcggtcgacggcgcgcgggGCGCGTACGGCGGCCGGCCGATCATCGACCGTCCGATTGCGTCGTCGTCTAAACCACGACGCGATAAGCCAAGTGGGGATAAGTGGGCGAATTACTCTACGGCGGAGCAGATGGGcctcgcggacgaggaggggccGAGCGCATATGAGATCGAGCAGATGGTGCGGGGGCGAGGGACAAAGGTCGGGcagtgggaggaggtcgttgaTACCCCTACGCCTCCGCCAGTAGAAGAGAAAATACCtgagaccgaggaggaggagctcgccaacTTCAAGATCCAGGCTAAGCGGCCACACCGGGATGTGtacgatgacgacgaggtggataCGGGGGCGGTTCTGGGATTGAAACTCAAGAACAAGGAGCGCAAGATTGAGGAGGGGGATGTGAAGGGGttgaaggaggaggagaggggaggtgCGGGGTTCAGTAAGAACGGGTGGGGGAAGGCAGAGGTGAAgaaggaggtcaaggaggaggtcaaggaggaggtcaaggaggaggtcaaggaggagccTGCGGATGGCACggaggtcaaggccgagcccgacgccgaggccgtcaacgGCGACTTCAAGACCGAACCTGGGAAAGACAAGAAGTCTGAACTCGACGCAACCCCAGTTGCACCCGAACcgccagcaccagcaccagccGCATCTGGCGCCTCAATGTTCAAGAAGCGCCGtccaccaccctcctcccgcaAAAAGTAG
- the SAS10 gene encoding uncharacterized protein (Sas10 C-terminal domain), with translation MGRKRRSNGAAAPTKAKEAPGASIKRIESYEDTLQEGGVDDYMFKRDQIMIDPHEEESDGDIGADGDEVLGLNVHKFGRDEDAEEEYEEGEEEWAEPKQLKRLSKAKPDLSTKGRFGKEEEDSDDYSEDDSEEDSGSESEEEGWGRQYYSRPSTRREKEDEGAYDDKREEDRELEEKEVRKLQKRAREALSGAEDWGLDDVEVEYAAPETEEAEEARVVVAAPETDDAPTLLRHLASHEPLKLALARDFPLILRKLRKTSAGIAKMEAEAQGEETLHKGLGYLHYQTLLTYATTLAFYIHLCALPADERPDLSSHPVISRLLELKQGLAALEDLDFDAGSVSDKGPELFVRPDEDEDEDMAEAKRELMARMLAGELPGAEGMTLDEFDRMDEEEEEDSNLWHQAGLEDDELDGLLADQDAPLKAKSKKEKKEKKEKEKKGKKKERGRKKKSKAAEDEEEDEEPAPVAFTPLAEPEFIATKKKSKKAPKLSAEDETLGDLLELTDADAGDKEHRKRSLQFHTQKINSMANRRSAARDRRAGGDDDIPYRSRQAARDAALRKNAPKGDGGEDLGGDWTESDRKRAREVRDEEGEGADEAEEYYDLVKRRKVAKDAAKEEAHEDFREAKFAAFEDESSEGPRGVSRAIEKNRGLTPRRSKTGRNPRVKKKLAYEKAKQKVGSQRAVYKGGQAAQSGAYAGEKSGITTVSKSRKF, from the exons ATGGGACGCAAGAGGAGATCCAAtggcgcggccgcgcccacaaaggccaaggaggctcCGGGAGCGAGCATCAAGAGGATTGAGTCGTACGAGGACACGCTGCAGGAGGGCGGCGTTGACGACT acaTGTTCAAGCGGGACCAGATCATGATCGACCCGCACGAAGAGGAGTCTGATGGCGACATCGGCGCCGACGGTGACGAGGTCCTGGGCTTGAACGTGCACAAGTTCGGACGTGATGAGGACGCCGAAGAGGAGTatgaggaaggcgaggaggagtgggcaGAGCCCAAGCAACTGAAGCGTCTgtccaaggccaagccTGACCTCTCGACCAAAGGACGTTttgggaaggaggaagaggactCGGATGACTACTCTGAAGACGATTCCGAGGAGGACTCGGGctccgagtccgaggaggagggatgggGCCGGCAGTACTACTCGCGTCCTAGTACACggcgcgagaaggaggacgaagGTGCGTATGACGATAAACGCGAGGAGGatcgcgagctcgaggaaAAAGAGGTGCGCAAGCTTCAGAAgcgggcgcgcgaggcccTCTCGGGTGCCGAGGACTGGGgtctcgacgacgtcgaggtcgagtacGCTGC tccGGAGACAGAAGAAGCTGAAGAGGCGCGTGTGGTGGTTGCTGCACCCGAGACGGACGACGCGCCGACACTTCTCCGCCACCTGGCCAGCCACGAGCCTCTCAAGCTTGCACTGGCGCGTGACTTCCCACTCATCCTCCGGAAGCTTCGCAAGACCAGCGCCGGAATTGCCAAGATGGAAGCCGAGGcgcagggcgaggagacgctGCACAAGGGCCTCGGATACCTGCATTACCAGACGCTGTTGACGTACGCCACCACGCTCGCATTCTACATCCACCTGTGCGCGCTGCCTGCCGACGAGCGACCGGACCTCTCGAGCCACCCCGTCATCAGCCGACTTCTTGAGCTCAAACAGGGCTTGgctgcgctcgaggacctcgacttCGATGCTGGCTCCGTGTCGGACAAGGGCCCTGAGCTGTTCGTGCGccccgacgaggacgaggacgaggacatggccgaagccaagcgcgagctcatGGCGCGCATGCTCGCGGGCGAGCTGCctggcgccgagggcatgacgctcgacgagttcgacaggatggatgaggaagaggaggaggacagcAACCTCTGGCACCAGGCTGGgcttgaggacgacgagctcgatggATTGCTCGCGGACCAGGACGCCCCGCTCAAGGCCAAATCCAAGAAGGAaaagaaggagaagaaggagaaggagaagaaggggaagaagaaggagcgcgGCCGTAAGAAGAAGtccaaggctgccgaggacgaggaggaggatgaggagccCGCACCTGTTGCCTTCACGCCactcgccgagcccgagttCATCGCAaccaagaagaagagcaagAAGGCGCCCAAGCTgtcggccgaggacgagaccCTGGGCGACCTGCTGGAGCTcacggacgcggacgcgggGGACAAGGAGCACCGCAAGCGCTCGCTCCAGTTCCACACCCAGAAGATCAACAGCATGGCGAACCGCCGTTCTGCTgcgcgcgaccgccgcgcaggtggcgacgacgacattcCCTACCGTTCTCGCCAAGCTGCGCGGGACGCTGCGCTTCGGAAGAACGCACCCAAGGGCGACGGTGGAGAGGACCTCGGTGGCGATTGGACCGAGAGCGACCGCAAGCGCGCACgcgaggtgcgcgacgaggagggcgagggagcagacgaggccgaggaatACTACGACCTCGTGAAGCGGCGCAAGGTTGCCAAGGACGctgccaaggaggaggctcACGAAGACTTCCGCGAGGCCAAGTTTGCTGCTttcgaggacgagagctCCGAGGGTCCGCGTGGGGTGTCGCGTGCTATCGAGAAGAACCGTGGTCTCACGCCACGCCGGTCCAAGACGGGTCGCAATCCGCGTGtcaagaagaagctcgCGTACGAGAAGGCCAAGCAGAAGGTCGGGAGTCAGCGGGCCGTGTACAAGGGCGGACAGGCGGCCCAGAGTGGCGCGTATGCCGGCGAGAAGAGCGGCATCACGACCGTGTCCAAGTCGCGCAAGTTCTAG
- a CDS encoding uncharacterized protein (Telomere stability and silencing), with protein sequence MRVHLRLPSPLGVTALHVPATAMAGTLLPDWDAFLRTRARIVDANTPLSELSVNGLVEIEVVPRLRGGKGGFGANLRSQGGRMSASKSTNFDSCKDLNGRRLGTVKEAQKQADLIENWDEMQTKAKAEERSKLEALERKLGVSSNADVGEVDVEELARKKHKFDDSKFLEESREIKDNVRSAVGAALLKKRKKTKAPGPDGKALGVKEAAKVAQKKVGVKTASAKLAA encoded by the exons ATGCGCGTCCACCTCCGGCTTCCCTCCCCGCTGGGCGTCACGGCTCTCCATGTCCCAGCCACCGCGATGGCCGgcaccctcctcccggACTGGGATGCGTTCCTGCGCACCCGCGCACGCATCGTTGACGCGAACACGCCGCTATCCGAGTTGAGCGTCAATGGTCtcgtcgagatcgaggtTGTTCCCCGTCTCCGTGGAGGCAAGGGCGGTTTCGGCGCCAACCTCCGTTCGCAGGGTGGGCGGATGAGCGCAAGCAAAAGCACCAACTTTGATAGCTGCAAGGACCTGAACGGGCGGCGGCTCGGTACCGTTAAGGAGGCCCAGAA ACAAGCCGACCTGATCGAGAACTGGGACGAGATGCagaccaaggccaaggccgaggagcgctCCAAGCTAGAGGCGCTGGAGCGCAAGCTCGGTGTTAGCTCTAACGCCGATgtgggcgaggtcgacgttgaggagctgGCGCGCAAGAAGCACAAGTTTGACGACAGCAAGTTCCTCGAGGAAAGCCGTGAGATCAAGGACAACGTCCGGTCAGCCGTGGGTGCAGCGCTGctgaagaagaggaagaagacgaaGGCGCCTGGCCCAGACGGCAAAGCATTGGGTGTCAAGGAAGCTGCCAAAGTGGCGCAGAAGAAGGTCGGGGTCAAGACTGCCAgcgccaagctcgcagCGTAG
- a CDS encoding uncharacterized protein (Rad4 beta-hairpin domain 2) encodes MSRSGPSSGRRGRPPNPIADFKGKSRAMPIDLTTSPISVHSSLKDGDEEEDEFEEVEIPAATSASMPGTPATGTPADVGTSAGEGGYPDTDEEDDNQVIRLEIGGETEEEKAKRIAMAMRKKPITARDRAVRLEIHKLHVIALLASARIRNNWVSDELLQCRLLSLCPLRLAADLVVSPKRFPDRAQRNRLFLDALQELVTWWSHDFFDISDPLLGLRARSWDDVQEIIERMPRLSRSDILGGVFSKKVETPQKKRGKGKAMEDPILARLEEELGGERLRSVNSLAKKALQQEGSRDISAQLFVALARACGLGARLIVSIQAVPWRAEKVVPKKKGAGSRARSNALRQGMGEDYTDSQEDDLEEVPIPGVSGPDTPRSQKTNMPPGWRRNRPKDPADMYRLRQPKPPPQTVGSKPKRKKKEDMMAQPPVFWAEVYNRSDQRWVPVDPVNGIIRKKAHYEPQSDSGPVRLVYIVAFEEDGYARDVTLRYARNFAAKTCKLRPPARAGEPDWWSEITEFLQRPLRLNRDDLEDAELESSQASEGMPQHMSGFKDHPLYVLERHLKQQEVIQPKREVGRFKGEPVYRRANVLSCRTAENWMRVGRRVKERQEPMKWIKQRAVTIQKRRAQELAMQETGEAIQQGLYAENQTELYIPPPIVDGQIPRNAFGNIDLYVPTMLPAGAVHLPYKGIAKVAKKLGVSFAEATTSFEFRKQRARPVLTGIVVAADKEEEVLGAYWESNAAAEERERTKREERALKRWAKLMNGIRVRLRLRAEYGEIDDDEENENPMARAGQEPTRTAGSIIALANQQASSAWVDRVREPTPEAMPVVEENGHEGKRGGQSIAELLAAEPMEVDAGQENGHHEPDAPPVSPPPPPAPVTPRITLRIRSQAATPAAPTPPPEPKPALTRSGRPKRATANSRKVSAKIKIPAKRSTRSLKRKASEDDESEADSGDLEPTGGRNGRRNHQPPPAPSGRVLRSRVAKQQQSLREASSSEFSEEEYA; translated from the exons ATGAGTCGCTCTGGACCATCGTCTGGGAGGCGTGGTAGGCCGCCAAATCCTATCGCCGATTTCAAGGGCAAGAGTAGAG CTATGCCCATCGACCTCACAACCTCGCCCATCTCAGTCCACTCGTCTCTAAAggatggagatgaggaggaagatgagtttgaggaggttgagatCCCAGCTGCaacgtcggcctcgatgcCTGGCACTCCGGCGACCGGCACCCCGGCAGACGTCGGCACCAGTGCCGGGGAAGGTGGATATCCAGacaccgacgaggaggatgacaaCCAGGTCATCCGGTTAGAGATAGGAGGGGAgacagaggaggagaaggccaagcGGATTGCAATGGCGATGCGCAA GAAGCCCATCACCGCCAGGGACCGTGCTGTACGCCTCGAGATCCACAAGCTGCATGTCATCGCCCTTCTAGCGTCAGCAAGGATACGAAACAACTGGGTGTCCGATGAGCTCTTACAG TgtcgcctcctctccctgTGTCCACTCCGACTCGCCGCAGATTTGGTCGTCTCGCCCAAGCGCTTTCCCGACCGCGCGCAGCGCAACCGGCTATTCCTTGATGCGCTGCAAGAGCTTGTGACGTGGTGGTCGCACGACTTCTTCGACATCTCGGATCCCCTGCTTGGCCTCCGCGCGCGTTCGTGGGACGACGTGCAGGAAATCATTGAGAGGATGCCTCGACTCTCGCGCAGTGACATCCTCGGGGGCGTGTTCTCGAAGAAAGTCGAGACGCCCCAGAAGAAGAGGGGCAAAGGCAAGGCGATGGAGGACCCGATCCTTGCGAGGCTCGaagaggagctcggcggtgAGCGCTTGCGCTCGGTCAACTCTCTGGCCAAGAAGGCACTCCAGCAGGAGGGTTCACGCGACATTTCCGCGCAGCTCTTCGTTGCTCTTGCACGAGCTTGTGGCCTCGGTGCTCGACTGATCGTCAGCATCCAGGCTGTGCCGTGGCGGGCTGAGAAGGTGGTGCCTAAGAAAAAGGGCGCGGGGAGCCGGGCACGCAGCAATGCTCTCCGACAGGGGATGGGCGAAGACTACACCGACAGCCAAGAGGACGACCTGGAAGAAGTTCCCATCCCAGGCGTGTCCGGCCCGGACACTCCAAGATCCCAGAAGACCAACATGCCCcctgggtggcggcgcaACAGGCCCAAGGACCCTGCGGACATGTACCGTCTCCGACAGCCCAAGCCGCCACCACAGACTGTTGGCTCCAAACCGAAgcgcaagaagaaggaag ACATGATGGCGCAGCCACCAGTGTTTTGGGCGGAAGTGTACAACCGTTCTGATCAGCGCTGGGTGCCAGTCGACCCTGTCAACGGCATCATTCGAAAGAAGGCGCACTACGAGCCGCAGTCTGACAGCGGGCCAGTTCGCCTAGTCTACATTGTGGCAttcgaggaag ACGGTTATGCACGAGACGTCACACTGCGGTACGCGAGAAACTTTGCCGCAAAGACATGCAAGCTGCGTCCTCCAGCCAGGGCAGGGGAACCGGACTGGTGGTCGGAGATCACCGAGTTCCTGCAGCGTCCACTACGTTTG AATCGAGACGACCTCGAagacgccgagctcgagagcaGCCAAGCGTCGGAGGGCATGCCGCAGCACATGTCTGGCTTCAAGGACCATCCTCT TTACGTTCTCGAGCGTCATCTGAAGCAGCAGGAGGTGATCCAACCTAAGCGTGAGGTTGGGCGGTTCAAGGGCGAACCCGTTTACCGCCGTGCCAATGTGCTGTCGTGCCGGACTGCGGAAAACTGGATGCGTGTCGGGCGTCGAGTGAAGGAGCGGCAAGAGCCAATGAAGTGGATTAAGCAGCGCGCCGTGACGATCCAGAAGCGTCGCGCACAGGAACTCGCAATGCAGGAGACGGGCGAGGCTATCCAGCAGGGACTGTACGCCGAGAACCAGACTGAGCTCTACATTCCGCCACCAATTGTCGAC GGCCAGATCCCGCGAAACGCGTTTGGCAACATCGACCTCTATGTCCCGACCATGCTCCCTGCTGGTGCTGTCCATCTGCCTT ACAAGGGCATTGCGAAGGTGGCCAAGAAGTTGGGCGTCAGCTTTGCAGAGGCAACA ACATCGTTCGAATTCAGGAagcagcgcgcgcggccagTTCTCACAGGCATCGTTGTGGCTGCGGAtaaggaggaggaagtcCTCGGGGCGTACTGGGAGTCCAATGCTGCGGCTGAAGAACGCGAGCGAACCAAGCGCGAAGAGCGGGCTCTCAAGCGTTGGGCCAAGCTCATGAACGGCATCCGGGTCCGCCTCCGTCTGCGAGCAGAGTACGGAGAGATCGATGAT GATGAAGAAAACGAGAACCCCATGGCACGGGCTGGCCAGGAACCGACCCGAACCGCTGGATCCATCATTGCGCTTGCAAACCAACAGGCGTCATCAGCATGGGTTGACCGCGTCCGCGAACCGACGCCTGAGGCTATGCCTGTTGTTGAGGAGAACGGCCATGAAGGGAAACGAGGGGGACAGAGCATCGCGGAACTACTGGCAGCAGAGCCGATGGAGGTGGATGCGGGGCAGGAGAATGGCCATCACGAGCCAGATGCTCCACCAGTTtcgcctccacctcctccggCACCTGTCACACCGAGAATCACTCTCCGAATACGATCACAAGCTGCTACGCCTGCGGCTCCGACGCCACCACCTGAGCCCAAGCCAGCGCTCACGCGCTCAGGGCGACCCAAGCGAGCCACAGCGAACAGCAGGAAGGTATCTGCGAAGATCAAGATACCTGCGAAGcgctcgacacgctccCTGAAGCGTAAGGCTagtgaggatgacgagagcgaggcggatAGCGGCGACCTTGAGCCCACGGGAGGGCGGAACGGACGCCGCAatcaccaacctccacctgctCCGAGCGGACGAGTGTTAAGAAGCCGTGTAGCCAAGCAGCAGCAGAGTCTGCGCGAGGCATCATCCAGCGAGTTCTCAGAAGAGGAGTACGCCTAG